One Carassius auratus strain Wakin chromosome 4, ASM336829v1, whole genome shotgun sequence DNA segment encodes these proteins:
- the LOC113058040 gene encoding H/ACA ribonucleoprotein complex non-core subunit NAF1-like, protein MENSSTENVTDGQNPDQESEKEKMELDINNTQFQTETTCDQNFDSQLGPTDEPCTSGQSEQLGDQCSRGQLEPPLESFTSDQFGLKRDQSSCSELGPTAEPFTMDQTEQTGDQGTGGSSGLTADHCTSIKSDQTGDQSSSGQLEPTGEPLSSNQSGLAGDQISSIQTGPEEIRSGIVVSPHSGTGSLGLLSMQYRGNGSDDNCSDSDSDSSSSTSSSSTSSSSSSSEPFNLVMNNAEDDDEGVAMGNEKKPTPLKTQNELLIEDLPAVENLHISLPEDTEMEPIGTISSVVEQLVIVESYKNTPPLNEDSVLFTKNRTSIGKIFEVFGPVCQPYYALRFNSHDDIDQKDLKIRDTVYFAPKIKDFTDYIFTQLLQETKGSDASWKNDQEPPLEALDFSDDEKERLAKQKLKEHKRRQKNDSDSEDESDAHKCLPPHKSGRRKPRQNRSVPRGQHHNRGGAIHSNYHARPPFPPDYMFPPPDPHMFPFQGPMMQPFPGPPPFHMGMAPWPPGPHQGFMFQPPPPPPPPPYNQ, encoded by the exons ATGGAGAATTCAAGCACAGAGAACGTAACTGATGGCCAG AATCCAGATCAAgaatctgaaaaagagaaaatggaATTGGATATTAATAATACACAGTTTCAGACTGAAACTACATGTGATCAGAACTTTGATTCTCAACTTGGACCAACAGATGAGCCATGCACCAGTGGTCAGTCTGAACAACTAGGAGATCAGTGCAGCAGAGGTCAGCTTGAACCACCATTGGAATCATTTACCAGTGATCAGTTTGGACTGAAAAGGGATCAGAGCTCCTGTAGCGAACTTGGACCAACAGCAGAACCTTTTACCATGGATCAGACTGAACAAACAGGAGATCAGGGCACTGGTGGTTCATCTGGACTGACAGCAGACCACTGCACCAGCATTAAATCTGATCAAACTGGAGATCAGAGCTCAAGTGGTCAGCTTGAGCCAACAGGAGAACCCTTATCCAGCAATCAGTCTGGACTGGCAGGGGATCAGATCTCCAGCATTCAGACTGGACCTGAAGAGATCCGGAGTGGAATTGTGGTTAGTCCACACTCTGGAACTGGATCATTGGGTCTGCTGAGCATGCAGTACAGAGGAAACGGCTCAGATGACAACTGTTCAGACAG TGACTCAGACTCTTCGTCCTCCACATCCTCCTCATCaacctcctcatcctcttcctcctctgagcCTTTTAATTTAGTCATGAACAATGCGGAAGATGACGATGAAGGTGTTGCCATGGGCAATGAGAAAAAGCCTACACCACTGAAAACCCAGAATGAGCTGCTTATCGAG GACCTTCCTGCAGTGGAGAACCTCCACATCAGCCTTCCAGAAGATACAGAGATGGAGCCCATTGGCACAATATCGAGTGTTGTGGAGCAGTTAG TGATTGTGGAGTCGTACAAGAACACACCACCACTGAATGAAGACAGTGTGTTATTCACCAAAAACAGAACCTCTATTGGCAAG ATCTTTGAAGTGTTCGGTCCAGTTTGTCAGCCATACTATGCTTTGAGGTTCAACTCCCATGACGATATCGACCAGAAAGATCTTAAAATTCGAGATACAGTTTACTTCGCGCCCAAAATTAAAGATTTCACCGATTACATCTTTACACAGCTTCTCCAAGA GACCAAGGGCTCAGATGCATCCTGGAAAAATGACCAAGAACCACCCCTTGAG GCACTTGATTTTAGTGATGATGAGAAAGAGAGGCTCGCCAAACAGAAGCTTAAAGAGCATAAGAGACGGCAAAAAAACGATTCTGACTCAG AGGATGAATCGGATGCCCATAAATGTCTGCCCCCTCATAAATCCGGCCGGCGGAAGCCTCGACAGAACCGCAGCGTTCCTCGTGGGCAGCACCACAATCGTGGTGGTGCTATTCATAGCAACTATCACGCTCGGCCCCCCTTCCCACCTGACTACATGTTCCCCCCTCCAGATCCACACATGTTTCCCTTCCAGGGCCCAATGATGCAACCCTTTCCCGGACCGCCACCCTTTCACATGGGAATGGCCCCTTGGCCCCCAGGGCCACATCAGGGCTTCATGTTCCAGCccccacctccacctcctcctccaccgTATAATCAGTAA
- the LOC113058055 gene encoding coiled-coil domain-containing protein 136-like isoform X1 has protein sequence MDCGLRLPPVIEEVLEPADDVCDLKAERPGIGSEMTAKERGSIDDNEERDQEEVEVGNGEKGQEDEREKKEVEEETVEEEKEGDREEQRGVDDEDELEVLRSQVVQLLVELEETREVSQRQEESYNELQGLLEEERLASAHQAESFTRQIQRLQAQLRSVQEELDSLEEEKASELWEAQEELRVAQEEVQELQQAAEEAAAERENDIALLQEELCRLRAELERLRGTTQEYELELTTLRAEIRMKNQCREEQEKAGEKGDMDQLMEECRSLKDVCQTLKNDNKQLSEKLEMLEQQRASSADSCLALKVEQIDGENDTGKDVEKEVMAEGFVSTLKVGGGEWVDAYTQKNISFEGKPVTPTSVSGGFSEVFSLRDQLKQAEEKASQVQRECEGLKGELMELQGLYESSQRERAELEAELQRCRAELDQLAGRKAQSSTPSSECPILSIPFIGMVVIMGLIWCCWKELLS, from the exons ATGGACTGCGGATTGCGTCTGCCGCCCGTCATTGAGGAGGTCTTGGaacctgcag ATGATGTGTGTGACTTGAAAGCGGAGCGGCCAGGTATAGGCAGTGAAATGACGGCCAAAGAGCGAGGCTCGATAGACGACAACGAGGAGAGAGaccaggaggaggtggaggtcGGAAACGGAGAGAAGGGGCAGGAGGATGAGCGGGAGAAGAAAGAAGTGGAGGAGGAGACggtggaggaggagaaggaggggGACAGAGAGGAGCAGAGAGGAGTGGATGATGAAGATGAGCTGGAGGTTCTGAGGTCGCAGGTGGTGCAGCTGCTCGTGGAGCTGGAGGAGACCAGAGAGGTGTCACAACGACAGGAGGAGAGCTACAACGAGCTTCAGG GTCTTTTGGAGGAAGAGAGGCTGGCAAGCGCCCACCAGGCCGAAAGTTTTACGAGACAGATCCAGAGACTTcaag CTCAGCTACGTTCGGTGCAAGAGGAGCTGGACAGTCTTGAGGAGGAGAAGGCCAGCGAGCTGTGGGAGGCGCAGGAGGAGCTGCGTGTGGCGCAGGAGGAGGTGCAGGAGCTACAGCAGGCGGCGGAGGAGGCCGCAGCCGAGCGGGAGAATGACATCGCTCTGCTGCAGGAGGAACTGTGCCGTCTGCGTGCCGAACTGGAGCGTCTGCGCGGCACCACGCAGGAGTACGAGCTGGAGCTCACCACACTGCGGGCCGAAATCAGAATGAAGAACCAGTGCAGAGAAGAGCAAGAGAAAGCAGGAGAAAAAG GTGACATGGACCAGCTGATGGAGGAGTGTCGCTCCCTGAAAGATGTGTGTCAGACTCTAAAGAACGACAACAAGCAGCTCTCCGAGAAACTGGAGATGCTGGAGCAGCAGCGAGCCAG TTCAGCTGATTCATGCCTGGCACTGAAAGTAGAGCAGATTGATGGAGAAAATGACACAGGAAAAGATGTAGAGAAGGAGGTGATGGCCGAGGGATTCGTCAGCACGTTGAAAGTAGGAGGTGGGGAATGGGTGGACGCTTATACCCAAAAGAACATCTCGTTTGAGGGCAAACCCGTCACCCCGACGAGCGTGAGTGGAGGGTTCTCAGAGGTGTTCTCCCTCAGAGACCAGCTGAAACAGGCCGAGGAGAAAGCATCACAGGTCCAGAGAGAG TGTGAGGGACTAAAAGGGGAGCTTATGGAACTGCAGGGGCTGTATGAGAGCAGCCAGAGAGAGAGGGCGGAGCTAGAGGCGGAGCTTCAGCGTTGCAGGGCGGAGCTTGATCAGCTGGCTGGGAGGAAGGCTCAG AGCTCCACTCCTTCGTCTGAGTGCCCTATTCTCTCCATACCCTTCATAGGAATGGTTGTAATAATGGGCCTGATATGGTGCTGCTGGAAGGAGCTCTTGTCCTAA
- the LOC113058055 gene encoding coiled-coil domain-containing protein 136-like isoform X2, translating to MDCGLRLPPVIEEVLEPADDVCDLKAERPGIGSEMTAKERGSIDDNEERDQEEVEVGNGEKGQEDEREKKEVEEETVEEEKEGDREEQRGVDDEDELEVLRSQVVQLLVELEETREVSQRQEESYNELQGLLEEERLASAHQAESFTRQIQRLQAQLRSVQEELDSLEEEKASELWEAQEELRVAQEEVQELQQAAEEAAAERENDIALLQEELCRLRAELERLRGTTQEYELELTTLRAEIRMKNQCREEQEKAGEKGDMDQLMEECRSLKDVCQTLKNDNKQLSEKLEMLEQQRASSADSCLALKVEQIDGENDTGKDVEKEVMAEGFVSTLKVGGGEWVDAYTQKNISFEGKPVTPTSVSGGFSEVFSLRDQLKQAEEKASQVQRECEGLKGELMELQGLYESSQRERAELEAELQRCRAELDQLAGRKAQESEGDWNLVMVVALAAAAVLLIPSFTRALA from the exons ATGGACTGCGGATTGCGTCTGCCGCCCGTCATTGAGGAGGTCTTGGaacctgcag ATGATGTGTGTGACTTGAAAGCGGAGCGGCCAGGTATAGGCAGTGAAATGACGGCCAAAGAGCGAGGCTCGATAGACGACAACGAGGAGAGAGaccaggaggaggtggaggtcGGAAACGGAGAGAAGGGGCAGGAGGATGAGCGGGAGAAGAAAGAAGTGGAGGAGGAGACggtggaggaggagaaggaggggGACAGAGAGGAGCAGAGAGGAGTGGATGATGAAGATGAGCTGGAGGTTCTGAGGTCGCAGGTGGTGCAGCTGCTCGTGGAGCTGGAGGAGACCAGAGAGGTGTCACAACGACAGGAGGAGAGCTACAACGAGCTTCAGG GTCTTTTGGAGGAAGAGAGGCTGGCAAGCGCCCACCAGGCCGAAAGTTTTACGAGACAGATCCAGAGACTTcaag CTCAGCTACGTTCGGTGCAAGAGGAGCTGGACAGTCTTGAGGAGGAGAAGGCCAGCGAGCTGTGGGAGGCGCAGGAGGAGCTGCGTGTGGCGCAGGAGGAGGTGCAGGAGCTACAGCAGGCGGCGGAGGAGGCCGCAGCCGAGCGGGAGAATGACATCGCTCTGCTGCAGGAGGAACTGTGCCGTCTGCGTGCCGAACTGGAGCGTCTGCGCGGCACCACGCAGGAGTACGAGCTGGAGCTCACCACACTGCGGGCCGAAATCAGAATGAAGAACCAGTGCAGAGAAGAGCAAGAGAAAGCAGGAGAAAAAG GTGACATGGACCAGCTGATGGAGGAGTGTCGCTCCCTGAAAGATGTGTGTCAGACTCTAAAGAACGACAACAAGCAGCTCTCCGAGAAACTGGAGATGCTGGAGCAGCAGCGAGCCAG TTCAGCTGATTCATGCCTGGCACTGAAAGTAGAGCAGATTGATGGAGAAAATGACACAGGAAAAGATGTAGAGAAGGAGGTGATGGCCGAGGGATTCGTCAGCACGTTGAAAGTAGGAGGTGGGGAATGGGTGGACGCTTATACCCAAAAGAACATCTCGTTTGAGGGCAAACCCGTCACCCCGACGAGCGTGAGTGGAGGGTTCTCAGAGGTGTTCTCCCTCAGAGACCAGCTGAAACAGGCCGAGGAGAAAGCATCACAGGTCCAGAGAGAG TGTGAGGGACTAAAAGGGGAGCTTATGGAACTGCAGGGGCTGTATGAGAGCAGCCAGAGAGAGAGGGCGGAGCTAGAGGCGGAGCTTCAGCGTTGCAGGGCGGAGCTTGATCAGCTGGCTGGGAGGAAGGCTCAG